In one Pseudomonas sp. Bout1 genomic region, the following are encoded:
- a CDS encoding DUF962 domain-containing protein has translation MKSLVDHLSQYAAYHRDPRNIASHFIGIPLIVVAVAVLLSRPEWTVAGLWLSPAVVVALLSAWFYLRLEFALGVLMTVLMGLSVWAGHVLAAQSTLVWLGSGIGLFVVGWVIQFVGHYYEGKKPAFVDDVSGLIVGPLFVVAELAFLLGLRHDLKQQIEERSGPVAVRHKNATA, from the coding sequence ATGAAAAGCCTCGTCGACCACCTCAGTCAATACGCCGCCTACCACCGTGACCCACGCAATATCGCCAGCCACTTTATCGGCATTCCGCTGATTGTGGTGGCGGTGGCCGTGCTGCTGTCACGCCCCGAATGGACAGTAGCCGGGTTGTGGCTATCGCCGGCCGTAGTGGTGGCGCTGCTCTCGGCGTGGTTCTACCTGCGCCTGGAATTTGCACTCGGTGTGCTGATGACGGTGCTGATGGGCCTGTCGGTGTGGGCCGGGCATGTGTTGGCAGCGCAAAGTACGCTGGTGTGGCTGGGCAGCGGCATCGGCCTGTTCGTGGTGGGCTGGGTGATCCAGTTTGTGGGGCATTACTACGAGGGCAAAAAACCGGCGTTTGTCGATGACGTGTCCGGGCTGATCGTAGGGCCGTTGTTTGTGGTGGCGGAGTTGGCGTTTCTGCTGGGGCTGCGGCATGACCTCAAGCAGCAGATTGAAGAGCGCTCGGGGCCGGTGGCCGTGCGGCACAAGAACGCCACGGCCTGA
- a CDS encoding Crp/Fnr family transcriptional regulator gives MDVEKWHPRLATGHWYSHLPADLQNSLLASARLRQLTAGQYLFKRGDPPCGLYAVLEGSLRISAVNEQGKEAVLSLAELPYWFGEISLFDGLPRTHDACAVGPCTLLQVPHVALLQILDDAPRYWRDMALLMSQKLRLTFINIEQLSLMPASVRVAHRLLMIAEGYGDIEQARQVLQLPQEDLAAMLSLSRQTTNALLKDLQGQGIVRLGYGEIEILDPQRLREAAHA, from the coding sequence ATGGATGTAGAGAAATGGCACCCACGGCTGGCCACCGGTCACTGGTACAGCCACCTGCCTGCTGACTTACAGAATAGCTTGCTGGCCAGCGCCCGGCTGCGGCAGCTGACGGCGGGGCAGTACCTGTTCAAGCGCGGCGACCCACCGTGCGGGTTGTACGCGGTGCTGGAAGGCTCCCTGCGCATCAGTGCGGTGAACGAGCAGGGCAAGGAAGCGGTGTTGAGCCTGGCGGAGTTGCCGTACTGGTTCGGCGAGATTTCCCTGTTCGACGGGTTGCCCCGCACCCACGACGCCTGCGCTGTCGGGCCTTGCACGCTGTTGCAGGTGCCCCATGTGGCGTTGCTGCAGATCCTCGATGACGCGCCGCGTTACTGGCGCGACATGGCCTTGTTGATGAGCCAGAAGCTGCGCCTGACCTTTATCAATATCGAGCAATTGAGCCTGATGCCGGCGTCGGTGCGGGTGGCGCACCGCTTGTTGATGATCGCCGAAGGCTACGGCGACATCGAGCAGGCGCGGCAGGTGCTGCAACTGCCCCAGGAAGACCTCGCTGCGATGTTGAGCCTGTCGCGCCAGACCACCAACGCGTTGCTCAAGGACCTGCAAGGCCAGGGCATCGTGCGCCTGGGCTATGGCGAGATCGAAATCCTCGACCCACAGCGTTTGCGCGAGGCGGCGCATGCCTGA
- a CDS encoding response regulator transcription factor — MRVLLVEHESEAAESMGRSLEEASYTVEVAANGMAALRFVESTEYDLVILDVMLPGLNAWKLQQAIRLKGETPMLFLTTPDGIEDRLRGLELHEDDYLLKPFEARALVARVKKVLRRDRGR, encoded by the coding sequence ATGCGCGTCCTGCTAGTGGAACACGAGTCAGAGGCGGCCGAGTCGATGGGCCGCAGTCTTGAGGAGGCCAGTTACACGGTGGAGGTGGCGGCCAATGGCATGGCGGCCCTGCGCTTTGTGGAAAGCACCGAATACGACCTGGTGATCCTGGATGTGATGCTGCCGGGGCTGAATGCCTGGAAGCTGCAACAGGCGATTCGGCTGAAAGGCGAGACGCCGATGCTGTTCCTGACCACGCCCGACGGGATTGAAGACCGGCTGCGTGGGTTGGAATTGCACGAGGATGATTATTTGCTCAAGCCGTTTGAGGCCCGGGCCTTGGTGGCACGGGTGAAGAAGGTGTTGCGGCGCGATCGGGGGCGCTGA
- a CDS encoding AraC family transcriptional regulator: protein MTEPTSLASWTRALRKQLDVLGLDSAALCVQAGLDPQLMDDPNARYPLSATTRLWELAVQASGDPAIGLRVSRFVSPTTFHALGYALVASASLREVFERIVRYHQVVSDALSLELSREGERYHFRLQQPAGTSAPAFEAIDAFAAIYVRTCRNRLGREYAPLAVYLRRPEPADPKPWHTVFRAPVFFAADEDRLEFAAQDFDSHLDDANPELAEHNETVLKRTLAQLRPLTWERKVRSAIEAQLPDGEPSAERIAQALHLSLRSLQRHLADEGCRFDALLNECRENLALLHLRDPGCSLAQISHLLGFADTSSFNRAFKRWTGLTPGQFRDGLK from the coding sequence ATGACCGAACCGACCTCCCTCGCCAGTTGGACCCGCGCCCTGCGCAAGCAGCTCGACGTGCTGGGCCTCGACAGCGCGGCGCTGTGCGTGCAGGCCGGGCTCGACCCACAGCTGATGGATGACCCCAACGCGCGCTATCCGTTGTCCGCTACCACGCGCCTGTGGGAACTGGCGGTGCAGGCCAGTGGCGATCCGGCGATTGGCCTGCGGGTGTCGCGGTTTGTCAGCCCCACCACCTTTCATGCGCTGGGTTACGCGCTGGTGGCCAGCGCCAGCCTGCGGGAAGTGTTCGAACGGATCGTGCGCTATCACCAGGTGGTCAGCGACGCCCTGAGCCTGGAACTTAGCCGGGAGGGCGAGCGTTACCACTTTCGCTTGCAACAGCCTGCCGGCACGTCTGCGCCAGCGTTTGAAGCGATCGATGCGTTTGCCGCGATTTATGTGCGAACCTGCCGTAATCGGCTGGGCCGGGAATACGCGCCGCTGGCGGTGTACCTGCGCCGGCCCGAGCCGGCCGACCCCAAGCCGTGGCACACGGTGTTTCGCGCGCCAGTGTTTTTCGCCGCCGATGAGGACCGTTTGGAGTTTGCCGCCCAGGACTTTGACAGTCACTTGGATGACGCCAATCCAGAGTTGGCCGAACACAATGAAACCGTGCTTAAACGCACCTTGGCGCAATTGCGACCGCTGACCTGGGAGCGCAAGGTGCGTTCTGCCATCGAGGCACAGTTACCCGACGGTGAACCGAGCGCCGAGCGGATCGCCCAGGCGTTGCATTTGAGTTTGCGCAGCTTGCAGCGCCACCTGGCCGATGAGGGATGCCGGTTTGATGCGCTGCTGAATGAATGCCGGGAGAACCTGGCGTTGCTGCATCTGCGCGATCCCGGATGTTCTCTGGCGCAGATCAGTCATTTGTTGGGGTTTGCCGATACCAGCAGTTTTAACCGGGCGTTCAAGCGTTGGACGGGGCTGACGCCCGGGCAGTTTCGGGATGGGTTGAAGTAG
- a CDS encoding fatty acid desaturase, producing the protein MQGTCASPQQMNALQRSAHIREVVLAEGLLLRQRHPWLLHQDALGAGILAFALVGMLGSAALYITGHMVWWACLLLNAFLASLTHELEHDLIHSMYFRKQRLPHNLMMGLVWLARPSTINPWVRRHIHLNHHKVSGTETDIEERAITNGEPWGLARLLMVGDNIMSALIRVLRAPSWKHKLSILKRTALVYAPLALLHWGAWYVFLGFHAINGIASLLGAPIDWSANTLAVMHVIDIAAVVIIGPNVLRTFCLHFVSSNMHYYGDIEPGNVVQQTQVLNPWWLWPLQAFCFNFGSTHGIHHFVVKEPFYIRQMTVKTAHKVMAEMGVRFNDFGTFARANRFKPHTVAS; encoded by the coding sequence ATGCAAGGTACTTGTGCAAGTCCCCAGCAGATGAACGCACTACAGCGTTCAGCGCATATTCGTGAAGTGGTACTTGCCGAGGGCCTGTTATTGCGCCAGCGCCATCCGTGGCTGCTGCATCAGGACGCGTTGGGCGCGGGCATCCTGGCCTTTGCGCTGGTGGGCATGCTGGGTTCGGCGGCGCTTTATATCACCGGGCACATGGTGTGGTGGGCGTGCCTGCTGCTCAATGCGTTCCTCGCCTCATTGACCCACGAGCTGGAGCACGACCTGATCCACAGCATGTACTTTCGCAAGCAGCGCCTGCCTCACAACCTGATGATGGGCCTGGTGTGGCTGGCTCGGCCCAGCACCATCAACCCTTGGGTGCGCCGCCATATCCACCTCAACCACCACAAGGTGTCCGGCACTGAAACCGACATTGAGGAGCGGGCGATTACCAACGGTGAACCGTGGGGCCTGGCGCGGTTGCTGATGGTCGGCGACAACATCATGTCGGCGCTGATCCGGGTGCTGCGCGCACCGTCCTGGAAGCACAAGTTGAGCATTCTCAAGCGCACGGCGCTGGTCTACGCACCGCTGGCGTTGCTGCATTGGGGCGCGTGGTATGTGTTTCTCGGCTTCCATGCCATCAACGGCATTGCCAGCCTGCTGGGCGCGCCGATCGACTGGTCGGCGAATACGTTGGCGGTGATGCACGTCATCGACATCGCTGCGGTGGTGATCATCGGGCCCAATGTGCTGCGTACCTTCTGCCTGCACTTTGTCAGCTCCAACATGCACTACTACGGTGATATCGAGCCGGGCAATGTGGTCCAGCAAACCCAGGTGCTCAACCCCTGGTGGCTGTGGCCGTTGCAGGCGTTCTGCTTCAACTTCGGCAGCACCCACGGGATTCATCATTTCGTGGTCAAGGAACCGTTCTACATTCGCCAAATGACGGTGAAAACGGCGCACAAGGTGATGGCTGAAATGGGCGTGCGCTTCAATGACTTCGGCACCTTTGCCCGGGCTAACCGCTTCAAACCTCACACTGTGGCGAGTTGA
- a CDS encoding LysR family transcriptional regulator: protein MDLRQLRYFIALNEYRSFVRAADAMGITQPAFSRSIQSLEQAFGCILVDRAHKDLRPTPEGQVVLQHALSLVQGAARLSHEVTRMTKLDAGELPFGCDAVAAVNLVPEAIAQFVGAHPRIRCGLQVDNWEKLGRSLSREEIEFFVADVRHFEADPNFQTQALTPRRNVFFCRAGHPLLAKDSLSTNDLFDYPLATPLIAAGVRKLLANLSGRIDFSPAIELEQFAALAAIVRRSNAIGLGAQEAFSNEFANGELAVLHWRNVPHSLDSLNNRCGIVSRTGFRLSPAAKAMIETLVQVDKQTLEVAVQLATV from the coding sequence ATGGACCTTCGCCAACTGCGCTACTTCATTGCTTTGAACGAGTACCGCAGTTTCGTGCGCGCCGCCGACGCCATGGGCATTACCCAGCCAGCGTTCAGCCGCAGTATCCAAAGCCTGGAACAAGCGTTCGGTTGCATACTGGTGGACCGGGCGCACAAGGACCTGCGCCCTACCCCCGAAGGCCAGGTGGTGTTGCAACACGCATTGTCACTGGTACAGGGCGCGGCGCGCCTGAGCCATGAAGTCACGCGCATGACCAAGCTCGACGCCGGCGAATTGCCCTTTGGCTGCGATGCAGTGGCGGCGGTGAACCTGGTACCCGAAGCGATCGCGCAATTTGTCGGCGCCCATCCCAGAATACGCTGCGGTTTACAGGTGGATAACTGGGAAAAACTCGGCCGCAGTTTAAGCCGCGAGGAGATCGAGTTTTTCGTCGCGGATGTGCGCCACTTCGAGGCCGATCCGAACTTCCAGACCCAAGCCCTGACGCCCCGGCGCAATGTGTTTTTTTGCCGCGCCGGGCATCCGCTGCTGGCCAAGGACAGCCTCTCCACAAACGACTTGTTTGACTACCCATTGGCTACGCCCTTGATAGCTGCGGGGGTACGCAAGCTGCTGGCCAACCTGAGCGGGCGTATCGACTTTTCTCCCGCTATTGAGCTTGAGCAGTTTGCGGCGCTGGCAGCCATTGTGCGCCGCTCCAATGCAATTGGGCTGGGGGCGCAAGAGGCGTTTTCCAACGAATTTGCCAACGGTGAGCTGGCCGTATTGCATTGGCGTAATGTGCCCCACAGCCTCGACAGCTTAAACAATCGCTGCGGGATCGTCAGCCGCACCGGCTTTCGCTTGTCGCCGGCGGCCAAGGCGATGATTGAGACGCTGGTGCAGGTGGATAAGCAAACACTGGAGGTTGCCGTTCAACTCGCCACAGTGTGA
- a CDS encoding CynX/NimT family MFS transporter codes for MTLNNSFAGKLAGWGLLVVLGLNLRPILSSISPLLGEIRLATGLSFQSSALLTSLPVICMGLVALVGVRLEAKLGERRGIALGLMMILLACLARWLFGQAPALLATALFGGAGVALIQALVPAMIKRQFHQRVPLAMGVYSAALMGGGGLAALLSPLVAGHFQHWQAGLGIWLLPALGALLLWAWLPLGAAKNPQVTAPFQGLRNRRAWLLALYFGLVNCGYMSMVAWLPAYYQQLGWDVLPSGSLLAFMTIFQVIAALLMPALAQRGIDRRPLLSISLLAQTAGYIGLLTAPLQFPHLWVALIGFGLGACFALSLLLTLDHRRDPREAGQLAAFVQGVGFLINAISPWLTGWLRELTGSFVSAWIVLTLTVVAMLILTRVFSPATYRTGSIDMHFESR; via the coding sequence ATGACACTGAATAATTCGTTCGCCGGCAAACTCGCCGGCTGGGGCTTGCTGGTGGTGCTGGGCCTGAACCTGCGGCCGATCCTCAGTTCCATCAGCCCGCTGCTCGGGGAGATCCGCCTGGCCACCGGCCTGAGCTTCCAGAGCAGCGCCCTGCTCACCAGCCTGCCGGTGATTTGCATGGGCCTGGTGGCGCTGGTGGGCGTGCGCCTGGAGGCAAAGCTGGGGGAACGTCGCGGGATCGCCCTGGGGTTGATGATGATTCTGCTGGCGTGCCTCGCGCGCTGGCTGTTTGGCCAGGCGCCGGCACTGCTGGCCACCGCATTGTTCGGCGGCGCGGGTGTGGCGCTGATCCAGGCGTTGGTGCCGGCGATGATCAAGCGTCAGTTTCACCAGCGTGTGCCGTTGGCAATGGGGGTTTATTCGGCGGCGCTGATGGGCGGAGGTGGTTTGGCGGCGTTGTTAAGCCCGTTGGTGGCAGGGCATTTCCAGCATTGGCAAGCCGGCCTCGGGATCTGGCTGCTACCGGCACTGGGAGCGTTGTTGCTGTGGGCGTGGCTGCCATTGGGCGCGGCGAAAAACCCGCAGGTGACGGCGCCGTTCCAGGGCCTGCGCAACCGTCGGGCGTGGTTGTTGGCGCTGTATTTCGGCCTGGTGAATTGCGGCTACATGAGCATGGTCGCGTGGCTGCCGGCCTACTATCAGCAACTGGGTTGGGACGTGCTGCCCAGTGGTTCACTGCTGGCGTTCATGACGATCTTCCAGGTGATCGCCGCGCTGTTGATGCCAGCACTGGCGCAACGAGGCATTGATCGTCGACCGTTATTGAGCATCAGCCTGCTGGCCCAGACCGCGGGCTATATCGGCCTGCTGACAGCCCCGCTGCAATTCCCGCACTTGTGGGTAGCGCTGATCGGTTTTGGCCTGGGTGCGTGTTTTGCCCTGAGCCTGCTGCTGACCCTGGATCACCGCCGCGACCCTCGGGAAGCCGGCCAGTTGGCGGCGTTCGTCCAGGGCGTGGGCTTTTTGATCAACGCTATCTCACCCTGGCTGACCGGCTGGCTGCGGGAGCTGACCGGCAGTTTCGTCAGCGCCTGGATAGTGCTGACGCTGACGGTGGTGGCGATGCTGATACTCACGCGGGTATTCAGCCCCGCGACTTATCGTACCGGCTCTATAGATATGCATTTTGAGTCTAGATAA
- a CDS encoding nucleoside deaminase has translation MTDDQRHLHQAVQLAQANVAAGGRPFGAVLVRDGEVLAEAVNEIHLSQDPTAHAEMLAIRAASQQLGPRLEGCVIYASGQPCPMCLSAIYLCGVSRVVFAASNEVATPFGLSTAAIYQQVALPLAEQKLPVQHLPQAAMQTLYAQWQALHDTE, from the coding sequence ATGACTGACGATCAACGGCATCTGCATCAGGCGGTGCAACTGGCCCAGGCCAACGTAGCCGCTGGAGGCCGCCCGTTTGGTGCGGTCCTGGTGCGCGACGGCGAGGTGCTGGCGGAGGCTGTCAACGAAATCCACCTCAGCCAGGACCCGACCGCCCACGCCGAAATGCTCGCCATCCGCGCAGCCAGTCAACAACTTGGCCCGCGCCTGGAAGGCTGCGTGATCTACGCCAGCGGCCAACCCTGCCCGATGTGCCTGAGTGCGATATACCTGTGCGGCGTGTCCCGCGTGGTATTCGCTGCCAGCAATGAAGTGGCGACGCCCTTTGGCCTGTCGACAGCAGCGATTTACCAGCAAGTGGCGTTGCCACTGGCGGAGCAAAAATTGCCTGTGCAGCACTTGCCGCAAGCGGCGATGCAGACCCTTTACGCGCAATGGCAGGCCCTGCATGACACTGAATAA
- a CDS encoding LysR family transcriptional regulator, whose product MFDPVLLRSFVAVVDCGNFTRAAERLHLTQSTVSQQIRRLEDALGSQVLDRDQRRVVATVEGERLLAYARRILALHEEAADVLINQQSDGVLRLAVPEDFAAERLMPLLSAFVQAYPRVRLEVTSGLGPELLRDYRGGEFDVLLVKQMGNSDDCLASWPEPLCWVDSRSAPSLARDPLPLVAFPAGGLYRNEMLHHLEVGGWRWRIGYSSASLASVCSAVAAGLGISLLPVRVVQPGHVVLGADSGLPAVQGVRLALYGRNGLGAAGQALLHQLLDLCAGNPR is encoded by the coding sequence ATGTTCGATCCCGTGTTATTGCGCAGCTTTGTCGCCGTCGTCGATTGCGGCAATTTCACCCGCGCCGCCGAACGCCTGCATTTGACCCAGTCCACGGTCAGCCAGCAGATCCGCCGCCTCGAAGACGCCTTGGGCAGCCAGGTGCTGGACCGCGACCAGCGCCGCGTGGTGGCCACGGTCGAGGGCGAACGCTTGCTGGCCTACGCGCGGCGCATTCTGGCGCTGCACGAAGAGGCTGCCGATGTGCTGATCAATCAGCAGAGCGACGGCGTGTTGCGCCTGGCGGTGCCCGAGGATTTTGCAGCTGAACGCTTGATGCCGCTGCTGTCGGCGTTTGTGCAGGCTTATCCACGGGTGCGCCTGGAGGTCACCAGCGGGTTGGGCCCGGAGTTGCTGCGCGATTATCGCGGCGGTGAATTCGACGTGCTGCTGGTCAAGCAAATGGGCAACAGCGATGACTGCCTGGCCTCCTGGCCGGAGCCGTTGTGCTGGGTCGACAGCCGCAGCGCGCCGTCCCTGGCGCGTGATCCGCTGCCGCTGGTGGCATTCCCCGCAGGTGGCCTGTACCGCAATGAAATGCTGCATCACCTGGAGGTGGGCGGCTGGCGCTGGCGCATCGGTTACTCCAGTGCGAGCCTGGCCAGCGTGTGTTCGGCGGTGGCGGCGGGGCTCGGGATCAGCTTGCTGCCGGTGCGGGTGGTGCAGCCCGGGCATGTGGTGTTGGGCGCAGACAGCGGTTTGCCGGCGGTGCAGGGCGTGCGGCTGGCGCTGTATGGCCGCAATGGCCTGGGCGCGGCGGGGCAGGCGTTGTTGCATCAATTGCTGGATTTATGTGCCGGTAATCCTCGCTGA
- a CDS encoding MotA/TolQ/ExbB proton channel family protein — MMALASPTESIESAVIWLLVVFSVATWGLALLKGVQFGRLKSQDRKFHKQFWAASSLDSAAELAETRPGAAARVAQAGYAAIQVGEAPHAADLSQAINHQDRLERALRQQIVRERRSLETGLAVVASIGSTSPFIGLFGTVWGIMEALKGISAAGSASLETVAGPIGAALVATGVGIAVAVPAVLVYNYFLRRLKLTAADLDDFAHDFYSLAQKNSFRVLLHPTLNKAGAQGGAQKVKEAS; from the coding sequence ATCATGGCATTAGCATCTCCAACTGAATCCATCGAAAGCGCGGTCATCTGGCTGCTGGTGGTCTTTTCGGTCGCCACCTGGGGCCTGGCCCTGCTCAAGGGCGTGCAGTTCGGCCGCCTCAAGTCCCAGGATCGCAAGTTCCACAAACAGTTTTGGGCCGCATCCAGTCTGGACTCGGCCGCCGAACTCGCTGAAACCAGGCCCGGCGCGGCTGCCCGTGTGGCCCAGGCCGGTTACGCGGCGATCCAGGTCGGTGAGGCGCCCCATGCTGCTGACTTGAGCCAGGCGATCAACCACCAGGACCGCCTCGAACGAGCACTGCGCCAACAGATCGTACGTGAGCGTCGTTCTCTGGAAACCGGCCTGGCCGTGGTTGCGAGTATCGGCAGCACTTCGCCGTTTATCGGCCTGTTCGGCACTGTGTGGGGCATCATGGAAGCCCTCAAGGGCATCAGCGCCGCCGGCTCCGCCAGCCTCGAAACCGTGGCCGGCCCGATCGGTGCGGCGCTGGTCGCCACTGGCGTGGGTATTGCGGTCGCAGTACCGGCGGTGCTGGTCTACAACTACTTCCTGCGTCGCCTGAAACTCACCGCCGCTGACCTTGATGACTTCGCTCACGACTTCTACAGCCTGGCGCAGAAGAACTCCTTCCGTGTGCTGCTGCACCCGACGCTGAACAAAGCGGGTGCCCAGGGCGGCGCGCAAAAAGTGAAGGAGGCGTCCTGA
- a CDS encoding ExbD/TolR family protein — MAFSTQDSDEVLSEINVTPLVDVMLVLLVVFIVTAPLLTNAIPINLPKTEAVAPVEQKDPLVVSIDAAGKLFINKDEIQPDLLEFNLQSAKAKDPDVRVQLQADDGVNYGEVARAMASIERAGITKLSVITAR, encoded by the coding sequence ATGGCCTTCTCCACGCAAGACAGTGATGAGGTGTTGAGCGAGATCAACGTCACGCCGCTGGTGGACGTGATGCTGGTGCTGCTGGTGGTGTTTATCGTCACCGCGCCGCTGTTGACCAACGCGATTCCGATCAACTTGCCCAAGACTGAGGCGGTGGCTCCGGTGGAGCAGAAAGACCCGCTGGTGGTGAGTATTGATGCGGCCGGCAAACTGTTTATCAACAAGGATGAAATCCAGCCGGATTTGCTGGAATTCAACCTGCAGTCGGCCAAGGCCAAGGACCCGGATGTTCGGGTGCAACTGCAGGCTGACGATGGAGTGAATTACGGCGAAGTGGCGCGAGCCATGGCGTCTATCGAACGGGCGGGGATTACCAAGCTGTCGGTGATTACTGCGCGTTAG
- a CDS encoding alpha/beta hydrolase, which translates to MHSESIRYLIVPGWQGSPEDHWQSHWQNSLPNSARVEQADWLTPRREDWVAALAEAIAADSTPVILIAHSLGCITVAHWAATAPAQFLRQVRGALLVAPADVERPACAPALRNFAPIPNHLLPFPSQVVSSDNDSAVSAPRALELARNWGAESGILAGAGHINVKSGHQRWEQGFAYLYRLQNRLEHHSRRRA; encoded by the coding sequence ATGCACAGCGAGTCGATTCGTTATCTGATCGTGCCGGGCTGGCAAGGATCGCCAGAAGATCATTGGCAAAGTCATTGGCAGAACAGCCTGCCCAACAGCGCCCGCGTGGAGCAGGCCGACTGGCTCACCCCACGCCGTGAAGACTGGGTAGCAGCCCTGGCCGAAGCCATCGCCGCCGACAGCACCCCGGTGATTTTGATTGCCCACAGCCTGGGCTGCATCACCGTTGCCCATTGGGCCGCCACCGCCCCAGCGCAGTTTCTGCGTCAGGTCCGCGGCGCCTTGCTGGTGGCCCCGGCAGATGTCGAACGCCCCGCCTGCGCCCCCGCCCTGCGTAATTTCGCGCCAATCCCCAACCACCTGTTGCCGTTCCCAAGCCAGGTCGTCAGCTCCGACAACGACAGCGCCGTCAGCGCACCTCGTGCGCTGGAACTGGCACGTAACTGGGGCGCCGAATCGGGAATTCTCGCGGGTGCCGGGCACATCAATGTGAAGTCCGGCCATCAACGCTGGGAACAAGGCTTCGCCTACCTCTACCGCCTGCAAAATCGCCTGGAACATCACTCCCGGCGCCGTGCATAA
- a CDS encoding sigma 54-interacting transcriptional regulator → MSLHETFGQPLLTFPDAEKSPLSIRAKALVFVDPRSRQLREDLENLAPRALPVLIRGETGSGKELLARHIHRGSDRTGLFVSVNCGAISPTYADAELFGYAAGAHSGAASSRAGWFGSANGGTLYLDEIGDLPLPIQVKLLAALENHEVTRVGAHQPSPVDVRLVAATSIDLAQAVAAGKFHERLFHYLSEGQLELPALRERVGDILSLAEYFLGIYSQRLDLPVPLISDEAQRVLEHHSWPGNTRELENVIHFALLVSSGDEILPAHLNLPVAGSPVEQVRRILGHASAAEVEALKSYLKEHAVL, encoded by the coding sequence ATGAGCCTGCATGAAACCTTCGGTCAGCCACTGTTGACCTTCCCCGACGCCGAAAAAAGCCCCCTGAGCATTCGCGCCAAGGCGCTGGTGTTTGTCGACCCGCGTTCGCGCCAACTGCGTGAAGACCTCGAAAACCTCGCCCCCCGCGCCTTGCCCGTGCTGATCCGTGGCGAAACCGGCAGCGGCAAGGAATTGCTCGCGCGTCACATCCACCGTGGCAGCGACCGCACCGGCTTGTTTGTCTCGGTCAATTGCGGCGCCATCAGCCCGACTTACGCCGACGCCGAATTGTTCGGCTATGCCGCAGGCGCCCACAGCGGCGCAGCCAGCAGCCGCGCCGGCTGGTTTGGCTCGGCCAACGGCGGCACGCTGTACCTGGATGAAATCGGCGACTTGCCGTTGCCAATCCAGGTCAAACTCCTGGCGGCGTTGGAAAACCACGAAGTCACCCGTGTCGGTGCCCATCAGCCAAGCCCGGTCGATGTGCGGCTGGTGGCCGCCACCAGCATCGACCTCGCCCAGGCCGTGGCGGCCGGCAAGTTTCACGAGCGCTTGTTTCATTACCTAAGCGAAGGCCAGCTGGAGCTGCCGGCACTGCGCGAGCGGGTGGGCGACATTCTGTCACTGGCCGAGTATTTCCTCGGCATCTACAGCCAGCGCCTCGACTTGCCGGTACCGCTGATCAGCGACGAAGCCCAACGCGTACTGGAGCATCACAGCTGGCCGGGCAACACGCGGGAGTTGGAGAACGTGATTCACTTTGCCCTGCTGGTCAGCAGTGGCGACGAGATTTTGCCGGCGCATTTGAACCTGCCCGTGGCGGGTTCGCCTGTGGAGCAGGTGCGGCGAATTCTTGGCCACGCCAGCGCTGCCGAGGTTGAAGCCCTGAAAAGCTATCTGAAAGAACACGCTGTTTTGTAG
- a CDS encoding MetQ/NlpA family ABC transporter substrate-binding protein, which yields MKKVLLFTALAAALTASFAQANEKLVVAATPIPHAEILELVKPTLAKEGVDLEIKVFTDYVQPNVQVAEKRLDANYFQTLPYLENFNKGKGTNLVTVVGVHVEPFGGYSKKIKNISELKDGATVAIPNEGSNSGRALLLLQKAGVITLKDPTNALATPKDIASNPKNLKFKELESALLPRVLDQVDLDLINTNYALEAGLNPAKDALIIEDAKSPYVNFLVARPDNKDSDAIQKLAKALTSPEVKAFIEKKYNGAVVPAF from the coding sequence ATGAAAAAGGTTCTGTTGTTTACCGCACTGGCGGCTGCCCTGACTGCAAGCTTCGCCCAGGCCAACGAGAAACTGGTGGTAGCCGCTACGCCGATCCCGCACGCCGAGATCCTTGAGCTGGTCAAGCCGACCCTGGCCAAAGAAGGCGTGGACCTGGAAATCAAAGTCTTCACCGACTACGTACAGCCAAACGTGCAGGTTGCCGAGAAGCGTCTGGACGCCAACTACTTCCAGACCCTGCCGTACCTGGAAAACTTCAACAAGGGTAAAGGCACCAACCTGGTCACCGTGGTCGGTGTGCACGTAGAACCCTTCGGCGGTTACTCGAAAAAAATCAAAAACATCTCTGAGCTCAAAGACGGCGCCACCGTGGCCATCCCGAACGAAGGCAGCAACTCCGGCCGTGCCCTGCTGCTGCTGCAGAAAGCTGGCGTGATCACCCTGAAAGATCCAACCAACGCCCTGGCCACGCCGAAAGACATCGCCAGCAACCCCAAAAACCTGAAATTCAAAGAGCTGGAATCGGCCCTGCTGCCACGTGTCCTGGACCAGGTTGACCTGGACCTGATCAACACCAACTACGCCCTGGAAGCTGGCCTGAACCCGGCCAAGGACGCGTTGATCATCGAAGACGCCAAGTCGCCGTACGTGAACTTCCTGGTTGCCCGCCCGGACAACAAGGACAGCGATGCGATCCAGAAGCTGGCCAAAGCCCTGACCAGCCCTGAAGTCAAAGCCTTCATCGAGAAGAAATACAACGGCGCTGTCGTGCCGGCGTTCTGA